In Helianthus annuus cultivar XRQ/B chromosome 9, HanXRQr2.0-SUNRISE, whole genome shotgun sequence, the following are encoded in one genomic region:
- the LOC110875021 gene encoding uncharacterized protein LOC110875021: MPKDELIAWWPTIGEGPYTKAEEVRSSEIRDPAPPVHAALRPVLYSARPFLATFSSVRPDHAALSFVRPFHAGFRHVLYSIHGTARHPLLGVARTLQRRSSLSLTRSLASIDDDSGFYYHIM; the protein is encoded by the exons ATGCCCAAGGATGAGTTGATTGCCTGGTGGCCCACCATCGGTGAAGGTCCATACACCAAGGCGGAGGAGGTCCGATCCTCGGAGATTCGCGACCCAGCCCCTCCCGTCCATGCAG CCTTACGACCCGTCCTATACTCAGCCCGACCTTTCCTTGCCACATTTTCCTCGGTCCGACCAGACCATGCCGCTCTTTCCTTTGTCCGACCTTTCCATGCAG GCTTCAGGCACGTCCTATACAGTATACACGGCACAGCCCGTCACCCTCTACTAGGCGTGGCCCGGACTTTACAGAGGAGGAGCTCGCTGAGTCTGACGAGGAGTCTGGCGAGTATTGATGATGATAGTGGTTTTTATTATCATATTATGTAG
- the LOC110879778 gene encoding calmodulin-binding protein 60 A isoform X2, with protein sequence MVIRTIQRYLEPIFVPLFRPLIRQIVEERLGVAKQELLASLKENPLKKTRASTSVLRRLKLKFRNRIGLPVYTGIPLLGENHTPIEVALVDALTEQIVNTGTESTAKLEIMGFRVDDDDDGGWTFKKFQERVMSERKGRRTLQGNTCLQLKDGIGFVHEVRFTHDSKHTKNGSYRLGAVVVDAALMKQVEGTCTETFVVKDKRSKFYENHPYPFLSDKVYHLENIRYKGTRYKRLQDEKVETVRDLLILLYTDPKRLEDLLELKASSKRWGEIVKNAQSSNGMFLYLDPRKSGVVLDVRRQLKALIVEPHLYTPVNHLTDRQKDEAQNLVKFASQNLKALDYFEDETSLKKHLQSDPGFTSLPSITDGPPTTSSQVAEACLNNLNQTPFETSQSERGKEKVPFDDEMIYATNYYQEHISFHPPTLNGPNGVNFWSATSSQAAEPLVDTFGLVNTPDISSYGWEESDYSDIINYVSAILSDSPNVECLSTVSVCTIAGTRWRKVSKLLRRNSVRERIGLSQGMQPLKKQKCC encoded by the exons ATGGTAATTCGAACAATTCAGCGTTACTTGGAGCCTATTTTTGTACCACTTTTTAGGCCTTTGATCCGTCAAATT GTAGAAGAGCGGCTTGGGGTGGCAAAGCAGGAGCTTCTGGCCAGCCTAAAAGA GAATCCTCTAAAGAAGACAAGGGCCAGTACTTCAGTTCTGAGAAGACTAAAGCTAAAGTTCAGAAACAGGATTGGCCTACCGGTCTACACTGGGATTCCTCTTTTAGGCGAGAATCATACACCCATTGAAGTAGCTTTAGTTGATGCTCTTACGGAGCAGATAGTTAATACCGGGACGGAATCTACTGCAAAACTGGAAATAATGGGTTTTCGGgttgatgacgatgacgatggtgGTTGGACATTTAAGAAGTTTCAAGAACGGGTTATGAGTGAAAGGAAAGGGAGACGAACCCTTCAAGGAAATACGTGCCTGCAGCTAAAAGACGGCATTGGTTTTGTTCATGAGGTTCGTTTTACTCACGATTCGAAACATACCAAAAATGGTTCGTATAGATTGGGGGCAGTCGTTGTGGATGCTGCTTTGATGAAACAAGTGGAAGGAACGTGTACAGAAACGTTTGTCGTGAAGGATAAGCGTTCTAAAT TTTATGAAAATCATCCGTACCCGTTTTTATCTGATAAGGTGTATCACTTAGAGAACATCAGATATAAAGGTACCCGCTACAAACGTCTGCAAGATGAAAAAGTGGAGACTGTGAGGGATTTGCTGATTCTACTCTACACAGATCCGAAACGGCTTGAAGAT CTTCTTGAACTAAAAGCTTCTTCCAAGCGTTGGGGAGAAATCGTAAAAAATGCTCAGTCATCCAATGGAATGTTTTTGTACCTTGATCCTAGAAAAAGCGGCGTTGTTCTTGATGTCAGACGACAGTTGAAAGCATTAATCGTAGAACCTCATCTGTACACACCAGTTAACCACCTAACTGACCGACAAAAG GACGAAGCTCAAAATTTGGTGAAGTTTGCATCTCAAAACTTAAAGGCGCTCGACTATTTTGAAGACGAGACTTCTCTTAAAAAACATCTTCAGTCGGACCCTGGTTTCACCTCACTACCATCGATAACAGATGGACCACCAACAACCTCTTCACAGGTCGCTGAAGCCTGTTTGAATAATTTAAACCAGACACCGTTTGAAACCTCTCAATCTGAACGGGGAAAAGAAAAGGTCCCTTTCGATGATGAAATGATCTATGCAACAAACTATTACCaggagcatatttcatttcatccACCCACTTTAAACGGTCCAAACGGGGTCAACTTTTGGTCTGCTACTTCTTCTCAGGCTGCCGAGCCTCTCGTTGATACATTCGGGCTTGTGAATACACCCGACATCAGCAGTTATGGTTGGGAAGAATCGGATTACAGTGACATTATAAACTACGTGTCTGCCATTCTATCTGATAGCCCTAACGTCGAATGCCTTTCAACTGTTTCTGTGTGTACTATTGCCGGGACAAGATGGAGAAAAGTGTCGAAATTGCTAAGGCGGAATTCTGTAAGAGAAAGGATTGGTCTTTCACAAGGGATGCAACCCCTTAAAAAGCAAAAGTGTTGTTAA
- the LOC110879778 gene encoding calmodulin-binding protein 60 A isoform X1: MSLNEQRPEEESESESNITCSDLLSNLTRSAGELMVIRTIQRYLEPIFVPLFRPLIRQIVEERLGVAKQELLASLKENPLKKTRASTSVLRRLKLKFRNRIGLPVYTGIPLLGENHTPIEVALVDALTEQIVNTGTESTAKLEIMGFRVDDDDDGGWTFKKFQERVMSERKGRRTLQGNTCLQLKDGIGFVHEVRFTHDSKHTKNGSYRLGAVVVDAALMKQVEGTCTETFVVKDKRSKFYENHPYPFLSDKVYHLENIRYKGTRYKRLQDEKVETVRDLLILLYTDPKRLEDLLELKASSKRWGEIVKNAQSSNGMFLYLDPRKSGVVLDVRRQLKALIVEPHLYTPVNHLTDRQKDEAQNLVKFASQNLKALDYFEDETSLKKHLQSDPGFTSLPSITDGPPTTSSQVAEACLNNLNQTPFETSQSERGKEKVPFDDEMIYATNYYQEHISFHPPTLNGPNGVNFWSATSSQAAEPLVDTFGLVNTPDISSYGWEESDYSDIINYVSAILSDSPNVECLSTVSVCTIAGTRWRKVSKLLRRNSVRERIGLSQGMQPLKKQKCC; this comes from the exons ATGTCGTTGAATGAACAAAGGCCGGAAGAAGAATCCGAATCAGAATCAAACATAACTTGTTCCGATCTACTCTCCAATTTAACTAG GAGCGCAGGGGAGTTAATGGTAATTCGAACAATTCAGCGTTACTTGGAGCCTATTTTTGTACCACTTTTTAGGCCTTTGATCCGTCAAATT GTAGAAGAGCGGCTTGGGGTGGCAAAGCAGGAGCTTCTGGCCAGCCTAAAAGA GAATCCTCTAAAGAAGACAAGGGCCAGTACTTCAGTTCTGAGAAGACTAAAGCTAAAGTTCAGAAACAGGATTGGCCTACCGGTCTACACTGGGATTCCTCTTTTAGGCGAGAATCATACACCCATTGAAGTAGCTTTAGTTGATGCTCTTACGGAGCAGATAGTTAATACCGGGACGGAATCTACTGCAAAACTGGAAATAATGGGTTTTCGGgttgatgacgatgacgatggtgGTTGGACATTTAAGAAGTTTCAAGAACGGGTTATGAGTGAAAGGAAAGGGAGACGAACCCTTCAAGGAAATACGTGCCTGCAGCTAAAAGACGGCATTGGTTTTGTTCATGAGGTTCGTTTTACTCACGATTCGAAACATACCAAAAATGGTTCGTATAGATTGGGGGCAGTCGTTGTGGATGCTGCTTTGATGAAACAAGTGGAAGGAACGTGTACAGAAACGTTTGTCGTGAAGGATAAGCGTTCTAAAT TTTATGAAAATCATCCGTACCCGTTTTTATCTGATAAGGTGTATCACTTAGAGAACATCAGATATAAAGGTACCCGCTACAAACGTCTGCAAGATGAAAAAGTGGAGACTGTGAGGGATTTGCTGATTCTACTCTACACAGATCCGAAACGGCTTGAAGAT CTTCTTGAACTAAAAGCTTCTTCCAAGCGTTGGGGAGAAATCGTAAAAAATGCTCAGTCATCCAATGGAATGTTTTTGTACCTTGATCCTAGAAAAAGCGGCGTTGTTCTTGATGTCAGACGACAGTTGAAAGCATTAATCGTAGAACCTCATCTGTACACACCAGTTAACCACCTAACTGACCGACAAAAG GACGAAGCTCAAAATTTGGTGAAGTTTGCATCTCAAAACTTAAAGGCGCTCGACTATTTTGAAGACGAGACTTCTCTTAAAAAACATCTTCAGTCGGACCCTGGTTTCACCTCACTACCATCGATAACAGATGGACCACCAACAACCTCTTCACAGGTCGCTGAAGCCTGTTTGAATAATTTAAACCAGACACCGTTTGAAACCTCTCAATCTGAACGGGGAAAAGAAAAGGTCCCTTTCGATGATGAAATGATCTATGCAACAAACTATTACCaggagcatatttcatttcatccACCCACTTTAAACGGTCCAAACGGGGTCAACTTTTGGTCTGCTACTTCTTCTCAGGCTGCCGAGCCTCTCGTTGATACATTCGGGCTTGTGAATACACCCGACATCAGCAGTTATGGTTGGGAAGAATCGGATTACAGTGACATTATAAACTACGTGTCTGCCATTCTATCTGATAGCCCTAACGTCGAATGCCTTTCAACTGTTTCTGTGTGTACTATTGCCGGGACAAGATGGAGAAAAGTGTCGAAATTGCTAAGGCGGAATTCTGTAAGAGAAAGGATTGGTCTTTCACAAGGGATGCAACCCCTTAAAAAGCAAAAGTGTTGTTAA